A stretch of DNA from Coccidioides posadasii str. Silveira chromosome 1, complete sequence:
CTGGGCAACACATGTTGGTGCAGAGGATTGAATATCTAGCATGTGGCCAAGAATCTCCGTTAGGCTTGTCAGGCTCGTATCATCTCCAGAGGAAATCCTCTTTTCAAGGATTAGCAGTTCCTGTGTCTTCCTAGACGTGCGCTCAACAGCTGTTTGCAGCGGTGTCAAAACTACTTCTTCGGTTTCGACAATTTCGCTTCTCCTTAGAACATTAGGAAACGGTTCTGCTGTTGTGAACACTGCCTTTGTCACGTATTGTTCTTTTACCTGATTGCCACCCATATGCTTCTTAGATGTGACAGAAAAGTTAGAAGTCATAGCAGTCAACAGATGTTCTCGAACTGATTGTGGAACTTTTGGGCGCTGGTACACTGGATGATTCATGTCCTTGTGTACACTGACAGGAGAAATCTGAAGGAATTGgccttcaagatcttcaatctCATTGGAGTGAACAATTTGAGCGGCAGGGTATTGCTTTTGCATGCGGTCAGTGAAGGTGACCATGCGGTCGGAGGGTGATCCTTCGAAAATATACTGCTTGTCTCGTAGAGTGGGTGGGAAGCCGAGACCTTTGAATGTGACACGGAAATATCTCGAAATTAAAATGTCCTCCTTCACGATTGCTTCGTAGATTCGAGCCATGGACGCCTGCGTCCTCGATAGTTTCGAGAAGTCAATTATCGTGTGTTCGTAATGGTCTGCGAGCTCCCGATAGCACGACAATGCGTGGGCCCAAGCTTTTCCGTCTTCGAAGTGTTGAATAATCTCAAAATATAGTGCCTCTTTTCGTTCGAAGGCCGTTTGTTCAGGAAAGAACGGATTTGCAAGTGCAGGAACAGTCTTTGATGTGTCCCAATCGTAAAGGTCGGCGTGGAATTGAAGAGCAAGGCCAGCTTCGGTGTAGTTTCGTGCTCCAGCTTGTCCATGTGCTAACTCATGGACATATCGAATAAAGATGTCTTCCCGCTCCATGTCCTTCATGAACTCCATAAGCTTAATAGTATTAAGGCTTTCCGTGATATTCCCGTTGTGAGAAGCAACCAGGAGATCCAATAATTCATCCACAGTTGCAATGAGCTCTTTTAACGTGACCATCAATTCGGCATCAGGAGTGGAAGAGCTTGTTTCGAACAATCCAAGCAGCTCGTTTATAAACAGTTTCTGAGTAATGCTTTCCGTGAGATGCTTGGTCTTGAACAGTTCATCAAGGCTGGATATTATCTCTGCTTCAACCATTGAGAGGTCCTCGTTTAGCTGCCATTCGCTTACGATCATGGTCTGTAAAATTTCGACGGCAACACGCCGAGGGCCTTCATGGACGCTGAGACAAAGCTCAATAATTGGTGGGACAAGGCCAGGGACGTATTGCACTTGATAACCTCCGAGTTTTATCAATCCGTACCGGGCTCGCTCCTCAATAGTCGTATCCCAACCGATAGACCGCCATGTCTTTTGAAGCAATTCCGCCCCGTGTTCACGGACATCTCCCGCAATCTTCCATACAGCCCGCCGTCTCTGCTCAGGGAAAGTTTCTAGGGCCAGGGCGTCGCTCGACACAAGCTTCAAGAGCGTGGTGAAAAATAGCCTCCACAGCTCCATATCGAAAGTATCAGCTTCGTCGGGAGTAGGAAGGAATGATTTGATGAGGATGGAAGAAAGATCCTCCAAACTCTTCATGATagattgatgatggtaaatATGCAAGCTTAGCCATGTTGCTGGATATGCTTCGCAGCTGAGGACGGATTTGTGAGCATGGAATGTGTGGGATAGAAAAACTGCTAGTTCATCTTGGGAGAGCGACAATTCTTTCTGCTTCGGCAATTTAGACATTGCGGCGATGATTGCAGAAAGCTCCACTAGCGCTTCGTCGAATTTTTGCTTAGTTTTCGACTGTTTTAGTTGGAACGGAAAGGCCTTGCTAAAGAGCAGAGATAGCCATTCAGTCTCATCGACACCGTCGGCGACGATAGCGCAGTACGATGCAACGGCCTTTGGCATATACTCGAAAAGCTCTGGTCCGGGATTTTGGAGCTGTTCGGCTACGACAGATGAACAAAGACGAACCTGATCTCGATATTGGTCGGTGACTTCCGGTGTTTCTCCCCAGTAAGGTGCGAGCCACTGGATGCTTTTGGAGACGAGAAGTTTCCGCTTGTCCTCTCCTGCAAACAAGGGAAGCCTTGTATAATTCAAAATGAGTACAAGTTTATAGAGAACCAACATGTTTTTAACATCTTTGCAGGCATCCATGAAGCTAAAGGCAATTTTGATAACCTCGTCTTTGTTTAATGCGTTTAGGAGCTCAGGAAGCCAGGTGTGGAAGTGCTGCACGGCCAGAGTCTTGCTGCCCACCAAATTCGGCGCTGGATTTTGCATGAGAGACTCCACAGATTCGAAGATAGAGTGGAGATCGCGATTAAAAGTCGACTGGATATTTGTGATGCCAATGCACTCCTCCTTAGCTTTCTGTTGGCCCCTAGCATTGATGATGAACTTCAAGAGGTGTCTGCCGACTTTGAAAGCTGCACGAAGATTCCGAGCCTGCTGTGGATCTGTGGTGGCTTGGAGCAGGCGCAAGAGACTTCGTAGAAGGCATGGAGTAGCAAACGGGAAGTTGAATTGATATTCCGCATATTTATCCACTAGGGGTCCTAGGTTGAACCGACGGTCGTGCACAATACCAAGGACTGTGACGAGGTCACTGAATATTAGATCCTCGAACTCTTCGTTACCGGCCTGCTCAACCATGATACCAAACAAGGCATCGAAGACATCCCGAAGCTGCTTAACAATCTCGATCTCAGGGACAAATACGATTCTTCTTAGAAGCTCGAGGAGTTGAGTCGCCGGCTTTTCTTTCCAGTTCACTAGCCCCAGCAAAACCTGATCCTGGGAGTATTCCGTACTGCAGAGTTCGGTCTCGAGAGCTAGAGTCGCAAGTGGTCCTGTCACAGCTTCATCTTTCGTTGATTCGTTTTTTCCAAGTGCGCTCCAAGGTAAGGATAAATATGATCCCTTTCCATTTTCGACACTCGAGGTATGCTTATCATACGCATGTAAAAGTAATGAATGACGCCCATCTCTCATAAAAGCCTGCTGGTCCCAAAGGGGCATCCAGCTCAACGCAAAGGGAAATTCCGGAGCGTCCGCCACACTCATGATCAAATGAGAACCCTGAACTTGGTCTGATGGAATATTTAAGCGAATTACTTGGTTCCAGCCAGAACCTCTTTCTGCAACTGTTGTTCTCCATGCCGTCAGTCCTGAGGAATTTGAAGACGGGTAGATGCAATGCTCAATCCTGGCTCCAGATGCATTTCGCGCTTCTATAGTAAGTTGCAAGTTCCTCAACCCGGTGATCTGAGGAACGGCAACCTGGCCATTTATTGGGTGAGAAAGTAAAGCATCCTGAGAGATATTGACCTTTGACAAGTTTACGTATATGTCAGATCGAGGTTTGGTAGGAGCAGCTGGAAAACCAATTCTTCTCGTTTGAGCGACTTTATGAAGCAGTGTGGGATTGTTTCGAATAAGGCTCTCCGTATCGTCGCTCGCAAAAGCGTAAAGGTGGATATGTAGTCTCGATGCGCGATAGCATCTGCCATACCTGCTCGTGGGGCTGGGTAAAAGCGAGCGAATAACATTGTCAAATCCTTCCGCATAGTTGTCTTCTTCATCGGTAAGGCCTAATGGAGACCAGATGTTTATAACATGATCCACATCTTTGTCCGCTTTAAGTATAGAGCCGATCTCGAGAACGCCAATGCCAGCCAGACGCGAGACAGGGACTTCTTTGACTGGCTTTTCAGGATTTCCGGATCCGTTTCCTGCGGCTTCACTTGGTTGTGAGGATCGGGCAATTTCGTTTTGATCAAGATGCGATAACCCTTTTGGTTTCGGCCCCCACATCATGCTCCGTCTTGACTTCAAACTACCCTTACTCGCATTATTTAATGCTGGTGCTGCTTTGGTAGCTGGTGTCCCATCACGAGATGACGCGCGTGAGCTAGATGTGAAGCTAGGTCTGGCGGATTCGGGGTTAAACACCTTAATGACGAGATATATTTTTGAGCCTGAGGCAGAGTTATCACCAATATCCGCAGCGTTTAGTTCCGTAAAGAGAGTCTTTAAGGTTCCGTTTTGGGCCATTGTAGCGAAGGTCTCCGCCGAGGGAATTTCCAAAGCGTACGATTCCGTTAATTGCTTCATATCTCCCTTTGCATTTTGAAGCCAAAGGCTTATCGCAAGAGATACCGAGCCGGCCTTTGTTCCTGTGACTGCATTTACTTCAAATAGCAAATGGTGCAGGGAGACGGCATCCACATTTGGCTTTGTCTCACCATCGAGCATGCTCATCTCAGATTGAAGCTTTGCCACGTCGATCGCTGAATCCTCACCGGTGAGGAGGCGGCCCCTTTGCTTTGGATCGCGAACGATAACATCTCCATTTAAGGTTTTATTCCCGCGTACCAAGTTCCAAACGGTTGCTTCTCGTAGTGATGCCCGTTCCTGGGCTGTCAAAACGTTATGAAGCAGTTGTCGCCGTGCAAGATCCAACTCTAGAACAATATTTGACATATCTTCCAACGCAGTGTATTGTCTGGCCAACAGAAGTTCGTGTATGTTTGTCGAATGCCACTCCCGTAGACACGACGCAATCTCATCAACCAAAGGCTCTGATAAAGACGTAGGCGTTTCATCCCCGATTTTAAGCATCGGGACAGGTGCAGGTGGTCTGGGAGCATGAGGATCTCGTGAGCTTGTAGAGCGAGGTGTCAATGCCATAGAAGGTGACTGTAGAGGGGATCCAGAACGACGTTTCTTCGGGTCTTCTTCTAACCTGATGACTGTTATCTGGGACGTTTTTCGAGAAGACTTTAAATCGCCGAGGCCATTAGCACTGTTCGTTTTGCCGCCATCCGCCATGGGTTTCAAAGTGCCGTTAACATGCACCAGTTCCGCACTGTTCGTTCCGTTTTCTTTGCTTTTATCGGCTTCTTCGAGGACCTCCCGGACCTCTACACAGTTTTTGGGGAAAATTCCGGAGAACACTCGAGCTTCCAGCGTCTGGCCCTTGACGCTGGTGAGCCCTGCTAACAGTGAGGGCGGTGCAACCAGGTACCCTCTATACCACGCGCCATCTTTGCCCCCTTGCTCAATTATGTACAACTCGTCTCCGAGCTCGAGAGGAAGATCTGCGGGTGACGAAGGCTGAAATGGATAGACGGCGACCGCGAAAGCGATCCGGGGTAATGGCCGCCAAGGCATTGTGATTATTTAGTCTCGAAGGGATATAATTTGTAGGTGAAACAAATTGGGTCTATCCAGTAGGAATAATTaggaggaaaggaaaagttTCAGGAACCAGAAAATCGCGGCAATGCTGTCACATGTACATAGTCCGTAGAGCGGTCGAAGATTGAAGGGAAAGAATCGTGAAGTCGAACTATCCAATCCAATCGTAATTTCAAAGGTCCAATGGATGCAATTGCGCATCGAATCCCTAGTACAGTCTGAGGAGGTGTCAGCTTTCTCTTCGTATCGAGTACAGAGAATTTCAGGAGTATCAAGGCGCGTGTTGACTGCATTACGCCCCAAGCTCGGGGGAACATACATTAACTGATCAATGGCTGGACAAATTTTTCGCCGATTTATTTTCCGCCAGCCGTATGATGACGGACGCTTGCATGGCTCTGCCTCTGTCTGTTTCAGTCCATGTATTGTTTTTCGCAGACGTCGGGGTCTAATGCTAGGTTCCGAGTCCGGGGAAGCAAGATAGACGGTCTGGGTGACAAATTATTATTGCAGAGACGAAAAGGGGTACCTTGTATGTCAACTGCCCGCGCCTTGCCCAAACACGGTTTTGACTACTGGACGTGAACCAGAGAATGGACTCGCTTAGTAGCCAACTCTGAACTGTCCGGCACCTGGGCACAGAAATAATGTTGCGGGATTGGGGGGATATGGAGGTTGAATTTCGCTCTGACCAGATCCAAAGCACGTCCCTTTCGTTAACTCACTAGTGAACTCTCGCCAAGACAAACCACCGCAACTTTTTCGGGCGCCCAACCAGGATCGCTCTTCTCCGCAAAATTTCAAAACAGTTCTCGAAAGTGCAGCAGACACTCGAAGAAACTCCAATTACCCCCTAAGGGTGGCAACGAATTGCGTGGGTATCCAGAAATCTTCCAAAGTGAACTGTACATCCCGTGTATACATGTATCGATCAACTGTCCAGGAGGTAATGATAATAAAGTTGATAAGATAGTAGTCAATAATTCACATAGCTAACCATTATTTAGTGAaagatacggagtacttcgtaCAATAAagcaacaaaaaaaaaaaaaaaagactaGTTACTCGTAGAAGAAATATGTAAAATCAAGGACGCCTTTATGCATTAGTTTCAGCCGAACGCCAGGAGTCCTAATCACTCATTGCAACCATCTCGTAAGAAACATCATGGCTATTGAAGAAGAACGGGATATTGAAACCGTCAATGACCTGCAAGCGAAGTTGTAGAGTACTGTAAGGGTATCTGTGCGGCTGCATTTATTTAATCCCTCTCGGGGGATTTGAGTAAGTTCTGTAGCTCCGCTTGGAGTAATTTCTGATTTGAAACCTTGACCTGGAGACCCTCAGCCTGTGCCTCGATATATACGACGTCGTCGGCCAGTGTCTGGGCaaaagcaaagtcagtaTTACTGCCGGGGAAGATCTTCTATGGAGGCCACGTACGCTAAGTTCGTGCGAGTATAACGTTAAAAGGCCGTCCAGTTCCTCACACTCTTCTATTGCACGATCAAACAACTGTGCTAGTTCATTGACCTGGCCTTCCTGGGACTCAAGATGGCCTAGCCAACTACTGGCTTGAACTCGGCCAATTTCCCTCCGAATGTCCGTTTCGAGGTCGTCGGCGGTCTTGCCGTCCTTAAGCTTACCATCCCACCCCAGGTCGGTGAGAATGTGATCAAAGTCTACCCCTCGTCCGTTCAGAAGACTATGATCAATTCCAAGGGCATTGCAATATTGCGCACTGTTATCCTCTCGAGCCTCTGGACGAGGCCTTGGTGATACTGGCCTCCTTTTGCGTGCGGCGGCTCCAACGGATAGGCTTCTCTCCGAAGAAGCATCTGTGACCTGAAGTTTGGATAGTTCCTGGGACCCCGTGGTTTCTGTTTGGGTAGCTAATTTTCCAGTCTCGTTGACTTGCGCGCGTAGGAAAGGTGCAGGAACAACGCTGGTAATACCATCGGGTCCGTTATCGGACTTCTCTTTTGCTGCCATTAAACGCTCTGCAGCACCTCCGGCCCTTGGTTTAAAAGCACCATAGGCTGTAGCGGCTTTTCTGAAGGTATTAGCAAGATCTTTCCCGCCCATTTTCTTTACCATTGGACCAAGACCGGGTCTGtgagtttcttcttctgattgggGAGACACTGTTGTTTTCTTAATGCTGATTTGTAGCGGAGCCGGTTCCGCAGATCCTCGCCTACGAGAAGTGTCGTCTTCAATAGTTGATATAGCGGGTTTAACGTCTTCGATAGGCGTAGAAATTGAAGGAAGA
This window harbors:
- a CDS encoding uncharacterized protein (EggNog:ENOG410PFQZ~COG:T~BUSCO:91at33183) gives rise to the protein MPWRPLPRIAFAVAVYPFQPSSPADLPLELGDELYIIEQGGKDGAWYRGYLVAPPSLLAGLTSVKGQTLEARVFSGIFPKNCVEVREVLEEADKSKENGTNSAELVHVNGTLKPMADGGKTNSANGLGDLKSSRKTSQITVIRLEEDPKKRRSGSPLQSPSMALTPRSTSSRDPHAPRPPAPVPMLKIGDETPTSLSEPLVDEIASCLREWHSTNIHELLLARQYTALEDMSNIVLELDLARRQLLHNVLTAQERASLREATVWNLVRGNKTLNGDVIVRDPKQRGRLLTGEDSAIDVAKLQSEMSMLDGETKPNVDAVSLHHLLFEVNAVTGTKAGSVSLAISLWLQNAKGDMKQLTESYALEIPSAETFATMAQNGTLKTLFTELNAADIGDNSASGSKIYLVIKVFNPESARPSFTSSSRASSRDGTPATKAAPALNNASKGSLKSRRSMMWGPKPKGLSHLDQNEIARSSQPSEAAGNGSGNPEKPVKEVPVSRLAGIGVLEIGSILKADKDVDHVINIWSPLGLTDEEDNYAEGFDNVIRSLLPSPTSRYGRCYRASRLHIHLYAFASDDTESLIRNNPTLLHKVAQTRRIGFPAAPTKPRSDIYVNLSKVNISQDALLSHPINGQVAVPQITGLRNLQLTIEARNASGARIEHCIYPSSNSSGLTAWRTTVAERGSGWNQVIRLNIPSDQVQGSHLIMSVADAPEFPFALSWMPLWDQQAFMRDGRHSLLLHAYDKHTSSVENGKGSYLSLPWSALGKNESTKDEAVTGPLATLALETELCSTEYSQDQVLLGLVNWKEKPATQLLELLRRIVFVPEIEIVKQLRDVFDALFGIMVEQAGNEEFEDLIFSDLVTVLGIVHDRRFNLGPLVDKYAEYQFNFPFATPCLLRSLLRLLQATTDPQQARNLRAAFKVGRHLLKFIINARGQQKAKEECIGITNIQSTFNRDLHSIFESVESLMQNPAPNLVGSKTLAVQHFHTWLPELLNALNKDEVIKIAFSFMDACKDVKNMLVLYKLVLILNYTRLPLFAGEDKRKLLVSKSIQWLAPYWGETPEVTDQYRDQVRLCSSVVAEQLQNPGPELFEYMPKAVASYCAIVADGVDETEWLSLLFSKAFPFQLKQSKTKQKFDEALVELSAIIAAMSKLPKQKELSLSQDELAVFLSHTFHAHKSVLSCEAYPATWLSLHIYHHQSIMKSLEDLSSILIKSFLPTPDEADTFDMELWRLFFTTLLKLVSSDALALETFPEQRRRAVWKIAGDVREHGAELLQKTWRSIGWDTTIEERARYGLIKLGGYQVQYVPGLVPPIIELCLSVHEGPRRVAVEILQTMIVSEWQLNEDLSMVEAEIISSLDELFKTKHLTESITQKLFINELLGLFETSSSTPDAELMVTLKELIATVDELLDLLVASHNGNITESLNTIKLMEFMKDMEREDIFIRYVHELAHGQAGARNYTEAGLALQFHADLYDWDTSKTVPALANPFFPEQTAFERKEALYFEIIQHFEDGKAWAHALSCYRELADHYEHTIIDFSKLSRTQASMARIYEAIVKEDILISRYFRVTFKGLGFPPTLRDKQYIFEGSPSDRMVTFTDRMQKQYPAAQIVHSNEIEDLEGQFLQISPVSVHKDMNHPVYQRPKVPQSVREHLLTAMTSNFSVTSKKHMGGNQVKEQYVTKAVFTTAEPFPNVLRRSEIVETEEVVLTPLQTAVERTSRKTQELLILEKRISSGDDTSLTSLTEILGHMLDIQSSAPTCVAQYREFLVDEPKIHLEYDTEDFESVPPVDPLKNALAVALVDHALAMKRCIALYSQPTYEATHNELTQRLEAAFAPELATLATSPSQQSQPDSSSHFNPRIDPFTSGSISGSPSSQPRLPSPKLELGRPSHDSTAKPTDKPPASNRLSLNLFKRSNHAPSSSNATITAINAVITPQKDQNRHDTTHITGISSDRRIKTPKSASVKSDHGREPESFNRDRSHSRGGKSDTSRKRRSFFSTNEKSAVGAIEVHRNAASVPPASPPTEDMRTTQQRIMERANKSRAQQNQQDAGRCNSTPNNAVQRGGQQNGSGDSCPRTSDKGTGRPKTAHSSNSEHGISSGGVRDSVMKRFSLLKVGRKASKANFRDGNLGGILKEE